In a genomic window of Pieris brassicae chromosome 7, ilPieBrab1.1, whole genome shotgun sequence:
- the LOC123712336 gene encoding UPF0598 protein CG30010 has translation MCATSIRLFKTSFSTLLSPRNVFLQSSRSLIYIQGQEPEPKIREYFYYIDHQGMLFLDDSKMKNFTSCFKEKKFLEFFFKQIRLNKTGRYQEEFPYVSLCGRERNYIRCDDVPIVFTHIINKESHKIQLLTYAYVGESLTHKLMPEKIYMSPNTGRVYHPADEKYGGVGLIRSKLAIELSKHFTFGNGECSPPTHFTWNEIIYDLDLLWFHKKVQQYNLKINDNSE, from the exons ATGTGTGCAACTAGTATACGCTTATTTAAAACTAGTTTTTCTACTTTATTATCAccaagaaatgtttttttacaaagttcaagaagtttaatatatattcaaggTCAAGAACCAGAGCCAAAAATTagggaatatttttattatattgatcaTCAAGGTATG ttatttctaGATGATTCTAAAATGAAAAACTTTACATCATGCTTTAAGGAGAAAAAGTTTTtagaattcttttttaaacaaattcgtttaaataaaactggaAGATACCAAGAAGAATTTCCATATGTATCTTTGTGTGGACGAGAACGAAATTATATAAGATGTGATGATGTACCCATCGTTTTTACCCATATAATCAATAAGGAATCacataaaattcaattacttACCTATGCATACGTAGGAGAATCATTGACACATAAATTGATgcctgaaaaaatatatatgtcccCTAATACTGGAAGAGTATACCATCCTGCAGATGAAAAATATGGTGGAGTAGGATTAATAAGATCAAAACTTGCTATAGAATTAAGTAAACATTTCACTTTTGGAAATGGAGAATGCAGTCCACCTACTCATTTTACATGGAATGAAATCATTTATGACCTAGATCTGTTGTGGTTTCATAAAAAAGTACAACagtataatttgaaaattaatgaCAATTCTGAATAA
- the LOC123712335 gene encoding AKT-interacting protein — MSKESGSNMKELYSIFHQEYIIMAEYRMLQTENLEGIYVIPSYENSFLWYGVIFVRTGIYTEGVFRFTLSLPEKFPDDKVPSITFTSQLYHPAVDANSGQLNLNEVFSQWDKKQNHIWQILKYLLWIFNNINIKAPANNEASLMFKTNKKAFIEKVKECVTLSHEHMYDAPLTEDKHYITFQPYDPKIHDVAKNKMLKQKENDENSHGISWVQTGSYQSFSKEHTSQ; from the exons ATGAGTAAAGAAAGTGGCAGCAATATGAAGGAACTCTATTCCATATTTCATCAGGAATACATCATTATGGCGGAATA CCGTATGCTACAAACTGAAAACCTGGAAGGAATTTATGTAATACCATCATATGAAAATTCGTTTC tgTGGTATGGTGTGATTTTTGTAAGAACAGGAATATATACTGAAGGAGTGTTTCGTTTTACACTATCTTTACCAGAAAAATTCCCAGATGATAAGGTTCCT agcATAACATTTACATCACAGTTATATCACCCAGCTGTAGATGCAAATAGTGGTCAACTAAATCTTAATGAAGTCTTTTCTCAGTGGGATaagaaacaaaatcatatttggcaaatattgaaatatttactttggatatttaataacataaacataaaagcACCAGCCAATAATGAAGCATCGTTAAt GTTCAAAACCAACAAAAAGGCATTTATAGAAAAAGTTAAAGAATGTGTAACACTAAGCCATGAGCACATGTATGATGCACCGTTAACGGAGGATAAGCACTACATCACTTTTCAACCCTATGATCCGAAGATACATGATGttgctaaaaataaaatgttaaaacagAAGGAGAATGATGAGAATTCTCATGGTATATCTTGGGTACAAACTGGATCTTATCAATCATTTTCAAAAGAACATACATCACAATAA